A genomic segment from Desulfurispirillum indicum S5 encodes:
- the mqnE gene encoding aminofutalosine synthase MqnE: METDIIFSGMEKIAHKVLAGERLGMAEAVELYDSHNLLGLGRMADILNQRKSGGRVYFNQNRHINHTNVCVNRCRFCAFGKDASEHDAYTMSLEKVLEAAAKAPSTVTEFHIVGGLHPDLPFSYYTQMLSALKKSYPHVHLKAFTAVEIDYFASLTGLRVEEVLEELIDAGLGSMPGGGAEIFAEEVRQRICPEKISGQRWLDIHETAHRLGIHTNATLLYGHVESSADRIDHLERLRRLQDRTGMFQAFIPLAFHSENTDIVKQGTTGVDDLKTLAMARIYLDNFDHIKAYWIMLGEGIAQISLSFGVNDLDGTVVEEKITHAAGAKTSEAMEKDHLIHLIRSAGKIPTERTTLYEILEAQP, from the coding sequence ATGGAAACAGATATCATATTCAGCGGAATGGAAAAGATTGCCCACAAAGTCCTGGCTGGCGAGCGCCTGGGGATGGCGGAGGCAGTGGAGCTCTATGACAGCCACAACCTTCTTGGCCTCGGCAGGATGGCTGACATCCTGAACCAGCGCAAAAGCGGCGGACGTGTCTATTTCAATCAGAATCGCCATATCAATCACACCAATGTCTGCGTGAATCGCTGCCGGTTCTGCGCTTTCGGCAAAGACGCCTCGGAGCACGACGCCTACACCATGTCCCTGGAGAAGGTACTGGAAGCAGCTGCCAAGGCGCCTTCCACCGTAACGGAATTCCATATCGTGGGTGGACTGCATCCTGACCTGCCGTTTTCCTACTATACCCAGATGCTCAGCGCCCTGAAGAAGTCCTACCCCCACGTGCACCTGAAAGCATTTACGGCCGTGGAAATTGACTACTTTGCCTCCCTGACCGGATTGCGGGTGGAAGAGGTGCTGGAGGAGCTTATTGATGCCGGACTCGGCAGCATGCCCGGCGGTGGGGCGGAGATCTTCGCCGAAGAGGTGCGCCAGCGCATCTGCCCGGAAAAAATCAGCGGGCAGCGCTGGCTTGATATCCATGAAACCGCCCATCGCCTGGGCATTCACACCAACGCCACCCTGCTCTACGGCCACGTGGAGTCCTCTGCCGACCGCATCGACCACCTGGAGCGGCTGCGCCGCCTGCAGGACCGCACCGGCATGTTCCAGGCCTTCATCCCCCTCGCCTTTCACTCGGAAAACACCGATATCGTCAAGCAGGGCACGACGGGTGTGGATGACCTCAAAACGCTGGCCATGGCCCGGATATACCTGGACAACTTTGATCACATCAAGGCGTACTGGATCATGCTGGGTGAAGGCATAGCCCAGATCTCCCTCAGCTTTGGCGTCAACGACCTTGACGGCACTGTCGTCGAGGAAAAAATCACCCACGCTGCCGGTGCGAAAACCTCTGAAGCCATGGAGAAGGATCACCTGATCCACCTTATACGCAGCGCCGGCAAGATCCCCACCGAACGCACCACCCTCTATGAAATTCTGGAGGCTCAGCCGTGA